The Thalassotalea sp. HSM 43 genome window below encodes:
- a CDS encoding DUF4097 family beta strand repeat-containing protein, which produces MKYARNIKHYLAALIGCFALITSAHAENQSVDERKAVAADARVKIDNLRGKVTIIGTDDDEVWVKGRLDEKATDFVFTVDGKRVTIVVKMPKQMNSSFWDNQAKETDLVINLPKTADVSFKGVSSDVVVSNIHNDTSIKTVSGSIDAKNLSKDIELESVSGNVDTNNLDGHIRLSTVSGDINDKNSKGILNYHAVSGDIDAQSVSSEVTASVVSGELDIELEQVKDANLSSVSGNVDAKVELSDNGLLRLSTVSGKVELAMQKGVNADITVNSNAGGRIINKVSDDEVDKAKYGPSSKLETRLGNGSALVKASTVSGNVVVAYQ; this is translated from the coding sequence ATGAAATATGCTCGCAATATAAAACATTACCTAGCGGCACTGATTGGTTGCTTTGCGCTGATAACATCGGCTCACGCTGAAAACCAAAGCGTTGATGAACGAAAAGCTGTTGCTGCGGATGCTCGCGTTAAAATTGATAACCTGCGTGGTAAAGTAACCATTATTGGTACCGATGATGATGAAGTATGGGTTAAAGGTCGACTGGATGAAAAGGCTACCGATTTTGTCTTTACTGTTGACGGCAAGCGCGTCACCATCGTTGTTAAAATGCCAAAACAAATGAACAGCAGTTTTTGGGATAACCAAGCCAAAGAAACCGATTTGGTGATCAATCTACCTAAGACCGCTGATGTTAGCTTTAAAGGGGTTTCCAGTGATGTTGTGGTATCAAATATTCATAATGACACTAGCATCAAAACCGTTAGCGGCTCTATCGATGCGAAAAACCTTAGTAAAGACATCGAACTGGAAAGTGTCAGCGGTAACGTAGATACCAATAACCTTGATGGCCATATTCGCTTATCGACGGTAAGTGGTGACATCAACGACAAAAATTCCAAAGGTATACTTAATTATCATGCCGTCAGTGGTGATATTGATGCACAAAGTGTGTCTTCTGAAGTTACCGCCAGTGTGGTATCTGGCGAGCTTGATATTGAATTAGAACAAGTCAAAGATGCCAACTTGTCCAGTGTTAGTGGTAATGTTGATGCCAAAGTTGAGCTTTCTGATAACGGCTTACTGCGCCTGTCGACTGTCAGCGGTAAGGTGGAGTTAGCCATGCAAAAAGGTGTTAATGCCGATATTACCGTCAACTCAAATGCCGGTGGTCGTATTATCAATAAAGTCAGTGACGATGAAGTGGATAAAGCCAAATATGGCCCAAGTTCTAAGTTGGAAACCCGACTGGGCAACGGCAGTGCGTTAGTTAAAGCGTCAACGGTGAGTGGTAATGTTGTTGTCGCCTATCAATAA
- a CDS encoding gamma-butyrobetaine hydroxylase-like domain-containing protein, producing the protein MITQMQLNHQDHELVLHFDDNFQQSLSYEFLRVYSPSEQTSAQGKAKSPVSHKKMVKLMAIEPVGKHGFRLAFDDQHSAIYPHLLLKEYAHNRNRLWHEYVQALEITGHSREAMIDIKQV; encoded by the coding sequence GTGATAACGCAGATGCAATTGAATCACCAAGACCATGAGTTAGTCTTGCATTTCGACGATAATTTTCAGCAAAGCTTGAGCTATGAGTTCTTGCGCGTTTATTCGCCTAGTGAACAAACCTCGGCGCAAGGTAAGGCGAAGTCACCTGTCAGCCATAAAAAAATGGTTAAACTAATGGCCATTGAGCCGGTCGGTAAGCATGGCTTTCGACTTGCGTTTGATGATCAACACAGCGCCATTTATCCACACCTATTGTTAAAAGAATATGCCCACAATCGCAACCGATTATGGCATGAATATGTGCAAGCATTAGAGATTACGGGTCATAGCCGAGAGGCAATGATCGACATTAAGCAAGTTTAA
- a CDS encoding YbaN family protein: MKRFLYLSVGFGFVGLALLGVFLPVLPTTPFLLVAAACFAKSSRRWHNWLLNNKLFGPIIHNWQTNRCIPKKAKRLAVISILLFGGFSVFFAVPNLYGKLATAALLSIGLYVVLSIRTCPDASAKKN; the protein is encoded by the coding sequence ATGAAACGCTTTTTATATCTGTCTGTCGGTTTTGGTTTTGTCGGTTTAGCCTTGCTCGGGGTGTTTTTGCCGGTATTACCAACAACGCCTTTTTTGTTGGTGGCCGCCGCATGTTTTGCTAAGTCGTCACGCCGTTGGCACAACTGGTTACTGAACAATAAACTGTTTGGACCTATTATTCACAACTGGCAAACCAATCGTTGTATCCCAAAAAAAGCCAAACGCCTGGCCGTGATATCTATTCTGTTATTTGGTGGTTTTTCGGTGTTTTTTGCGGTGCCTAATCTCTACGGTAAACTTGCCACCGCGGCGCTGCTATCTATCGGTCTTTATGTGGTGCTGTCGATTCGTACCTGCCCTGACGCCTCAGCAAAGAAAAATTGA
- a CDS encoding RNA polymerase sigma factor: MFAQKQEGEWIAAATLGDRQAFAKLYELHIGKVYALCLRMLTNREQAEDVAQEVFVQVWQKIGSFKGDAKFSTWLHSVATNTVLTHMRKQKSWVQKVFSIEEQVNTEPAGNEIQDLSDIDKAILRLPEKARLVFVLFAVEGYRHEEIATMLNMAVGSSKSHFHRARNLLKEWLS, encoded by the coding sequence ATGTTTGCGCAAAAGCAGGAAGGCGAATGGATCGCAGCTGCCACCTTGGGTGATCGACAAGCGTTTGCCAAATTATATGAATTGCATATAGGTAAAGTGTATGCATTGTGTCTGAGAATGCTGACAAATCGTGAGCAAGCCGAAGATGTTGCCCAAGAAGTGTTTGTACAAGTCTGGCAAAAAATCGGCAGTTTTAAAGGCGATGCAAAGTTTTCCACTTGGTTGCATTCAGTGGCAACCAATACGGTTTTGACACATATGCGCAAACAAAAATCCTGGGTGCAAAAAGTATTCAGTATTGAAGAACAAGTAAACACCGAGCCAGCAGGAAACGAAATACAAGACCTGTCGGATATTGATAAAGCGATATTGCGCTTACCCGAAAAAGCTCGACTAGTGTTTGTTTTGTTTGCGGTAGAAGGTTATCGGCATGAAGAAATAGCCACCATGTTGAACATGGCGGTGGGGTCCAGCAAATCTCATTTTCATCGTGCCAGAAATTTATTGAAGGAGTGGTTATCCTGA
- a CDS encoding YeaH/YhbH family protein, with amino-acid sequence MANFIDRRLNGKNKSMVNRQRFVRRYKRQIKDSLAKSITDRQVTDHKSEQNVTIPDKDLKEPLFQRGKGGRRDMVLPGNDQFNSGDKVPKPPRGSGQGQGQGNASNSGNGEDEFSFSISADEYIDLLFEDLELPNLVKNEQNQLEETKTVRSGYCSDGVPANLDIVRSLEKSMARKIAMTSSTRSELRGCEQAHEELVALQALQFDNQRQQQIEQLEQQIVDLKAKISRVPFIDTFDLRFRNYQQQSVPSSKAVMFCLMDVSGSMTQQTKDMAKRFYIMLYLFLSRNYEKIDVVYITHHTTAKEVSEQEFFYSRETGGTIVSSALSLMDEIIKDRYPPGQWNIYGAQASDGDNWQDDTPKCMQLLENNLLPVCRYFTYIEINKLVPKAMWQHYQKLALENRHFTMRQIKQVTDIYPVFRELFKKQDNKTEVAYG; translated from the coding sequence ATGGCAAATTTTATCGACAGACGTTTGAACGGAAAAAACAAATCTATGGTCAATCGCCAGAGATTTGTACGCCGCTATAAACGTCAAATTAAGGACTCTTTGGCCAAATCAATTACCGATCGTCAGGTCACCGACCACAAGTCAGAGCAAAATGTCACCATTCCCGATAAAGACTTAAAAGAGCCGTTGTTTCAGCGCGGTAAAGGTGGGCGCCGAGACATGGTATTACCGGGCAATGATCAATTTAATAGCGGTGATAAAGTGCCTAAACCACCACGTGGCAGTGGCCAAGGTCAAGGGCAGGGTAATGCCTCAAACAGTGGCAATGGTGAAGATGAATTTAGCTTTTCTATCTCCGCAGATGAATACATCGACTTACTGTTTGAAGATTTGGAATTACCGAATCTGGTCAAGAACGAGCAAAACCAATTAGAGGAAACCAAAACCGTTCGCAGCGGCTATTGTAGTGATGGCGTGCCTGCCAATTTAGACATCGTACGCTCGCTGGAAAAATCGATGGCGCGCAAGATTGCCATGACCTCATCTACCCGCAGCGAACTTAGAGGCTGTGAACAAGCGCATGAAGAATTAGTCGCGTTGCAAGCCTTACAGTTTGATAATCAACGACAACAACAAATTGAACAACTCGAGCAACAGATTGTTGATCTCAAAGCGAAAATCAGCAGAGTGCCTTTTATCGATACCTTTGATTTACGCTTTCGCAATTACCAGCAGCAATCCGTGCCTAGCTCGAAAGCGGTGATGTTTTGTTTGATGGATGTTTCTGGCTCGATGACCCAGCAAACGAAAGATATGGCAAAGCGTTTCTATATTATGCTGTATCTATTTTTGTCACGTAACTATGAAAAGATTGATGTGGTGTACATTACCCATCACACCACCGCCAAAGAAGTCAGTGAGCAGGAGTTTTTTTACTCCAGAGAGACTGGCGGCACCATCGTCTCGTCGGCATTATCATTGATGGATGAAATCATCAAAGACCGTTACCCACCGGGGCAATGGAACATTTACGGTGCCCAGGCCAGTGATGGTGATAACTGGCAAGACGATACCCCGAAATGCATGCAGTTATTGGAAAATAATTTGTTGCCAGTATGCCGCTACTTTACCTACATAGAAATCAATAAACTGGTCCCCAAAGCGATGTGGCAACACTATCAAAAGCTTGCCTTAGAAAATCGCCACTTTACCATGCGACAAATTAAGCAAGTAACCGATATCTACCCAGTATTTCGAGAGCTGTTTAAAAAACAAGACAACAAAACCGAGGTGGCTTATGGCTAA
- a CDS encoding DUF1456 family protein, with product MTNNDILRRLRYIFSYSDAEMLAIFAEADAKIELPSLHHWLRKDDDPKLVNLTDTMLAIFLNGLINKNRGKREGEQPKPEKKLSNNITLRKLKIALNLNDADMIELLSLAGIRVGKSEISAFFRKVDHKHYRQCKDQFLRNFLKGMQIKYHDNNPWR from the coding sequence ATGACCAATAACGATATTCTGCGCCGTCTACGCTACATCTTCAGTTACAGTGACGCCGAAATGCTGGCTATTTTTGCTGAAGCTGATGCTAAAATCGAATTACCAAGTTTGCATCATTGGCTGCGTAAGGATGATGATCCGAAACTGGTAAACCTTACCGATACCATGCTGGCAATATTCCTTAATGGCTTAATCAATAAAAATCGTGGTAAACGTGAAGGCGAACAACCTAAACCAGAAAAGAAACTGAGCAATAATATTACCTTGCGCAAGTTGAAGATTGCTTTAAATCTCAATGATGCTGACATGATAGAGTTATTGTCATTGGCGGGCATTCGCGTTGGTAAGTCTGAAATCAGCGCGTTTTTTAGAAAGGTGGATCATAAACACTATCGCCAGTGTAAAGATCAGTTCTTACGTAACTTCCTCAAAGGCATGCAAATCAAATATCACGACAACAATCCTTGGCGTTAA
- a CDS encoding PrkA family serine protein kinase: protein MSIFEHYQSRYEQARQEEMSLQQFLDVCRDDKMAYANAAERLLAAIGDPQMIDTAADPVMSRIFSNRVIARYPAFSEFFGMEEAIEQIVSYLRHASQGLEEKKQVLYLLGPVGGGKSSLAEKLKGLMQQEPIYVLSANGELSPVNDHPFCLFDADSDGKILTEEYKVPARYLNTIMSPWAAKRLQEFGGDISKFKVVKLHPSILAQIAVAKTEPGDDNNQDISSLVGKVDIRRLEHFAQNDPDAYGYSGALCRANQGIMEFVEMFKAPIKVLHPLLTATQEGNYNPTEGLSALPFDGIILAHSNESEWQSFRNNKNNEAFLDRVYIVKVPYCLRVSEEVKIYQKLLSNSELNHAKCAPNTLDILSQFSVLSRLIEPDNSSIYSKMRVYNGESLKDTDPKAKSFQEYRDFAGVDEGMNGLSTRFAFKILSRVFNFEHGEVAANPVHLFYVLEQQIEREQLPKESNDKYLEFIKGYLIPQYIEFIGKEIQTAYLESYSEYGQNIFDRYVVYADFWIQDQEYRDSDTGQILDRSALNDELEKIEKPAGISNPKDFRNEIVNFVLRAKANNNGQNPLWTSYEKLRTVIEKKMFSNTEDLLPVISFNTKTSSDDQKKHDQFVERMVEKGYTHKQVRLLCEWYLRVRKAS, encoded by the coding sequence ATGAGCATTTTTGAACATTACCAAAGCCGTTATGAACAGGCTCGCCAAGAAGAGATGAGTCTGCAACAGTTTTTAGACGTTTGCCGTGACGACAAAATGGCCTATGCCAATGCTGCGGAACGTTTACTGGCAGCCATAGGTGACCCGCAAATGATAGACACGGCTGCGGACCCTGTTATGAGTCGTATTTTCTCAAACCGAGTTATCGCTCGGTATCCAGCATTTTCCGAATTCTTTGGTATGGAAGAGGCTATTGAACAGATCGTCTCATATTTGCGCCATGCCAGCCAAGGCTTGGAAGAGAAGAAACAAGTCTTGTATCTTTTGGGACCTGTCGGGGGCGGTAAATCGTCTTTGGCGGAAAAGCTCAAAGGTCTGATGCAACAAGAGCCAATTTACGTACTTTCTGCTAACGGTGAATTGTCACCGGTGAATGACCATCCATTTTGTTTATTTGACGCTGATTCCGATGGCAAAATCTTAACCGAAGAATACAAAGTCCCGGCGCGTTACCTTAATACCATCATGTCGCCTTGGGCGGCGAAACGATTACAAGAATTTGGTGGCGATATTTCCAAATTTAAAGTGGTTAAGTTACACCCCTCAATTCTGGCGCAAATTGCGGTTGCCAAAACCGAACCTGGTGATGACAACAACCAAGATATCTCATCATTGGTCGGTAAGGTTGATATCCGCCGACTTGAACATTTTGCGCAAAACGATCCCGATGCTTATGGCTACTCTGGTGCTCTGTGTAGAGCCAACCAAGGCATTATGGAATTTGTTGAAATGTTTAAAGCGCCAATCAAGGTATTGCATCCGTTACTAACGGCAACTCAAGAAGGGAATTACAACCCAACGGAAGGCTTATCAGCACTGCCGTTTGACGGCATCATTCTAGCCCATTCCAATGAATCTGAATGGCAGAGTTTCCGCAACAATAAAAACAATGAGGCATTTCTCGATAGAGTTTACATCGTCAAAGTGCCGTACTGTTTACGTGTTAGCGAAGAAGTGAAAATTTACCAGAAATTGTTGTCCAATAGCGAATTAAACCACGCCAAATGCGCACCAAACACTTTAGATATTTTGTCACAGTTCAGCGTCTTGTCGCGCTTAATTGAACCTGATAACTCAAGCATTTATTCGAAAATGCGGGTCTATAACGGTGAAAGCCTTAAAGACACCGATCCTAAGGCCAAATCATTTCAGGAATACCGCGATTTTGCTGGCGTTGATGAGGGCATGAACGGTCTATCGACGCGATTTGCCTTTAAGATTTTGTCTCGTGTTTTTAATTTTGAACACGGTGAGGTTGCGGCTAATCCGGTGCACTTATTTTATGTGCTTGAACAACAAATTGAGCGCGAACAATTACCAAAAGAAAGTAACGACAAGTACTTGGAATTCATCAAAGGGTATTTGATTCCGCAATACATTGAATTTATCGGTAAAGAAATTCAAACGGCGTATCTCGAGTCGTACTCAGAATACGGTCAGAATATCTTTGATCGATACGTTGTGTATGCGGATTTTTGGATTCAAGACCAAGAGTATCGCGATTCTGATACCGGGCAAATCCTCGATCGCAGTGCCTTAAATGACGAGTTGGAAAAAATTGAAAAACCAGCGGGTATTTCCAACCCCAAAGACTTCCGTAATGAGATCGTTAATTTTGTGCTGCGGGCGAAAGCCAATAACAACGGCCAAAATCCGCTTTGGACCAGTTATGAAAAACTGCGTACCGTGATTGAGAAAAAGATGTTCTCAAATACCGAAGACTTGTTACCGGTGATTTCATTTAACACCAAAACCTCATCAGACGACCAGAAGAAGCATGATCAGTTTGTTGAGCGCATGGTCGAGAAAGGCTATACCCACAAACAGGTTCGCCTATTGTGCGAATGGTACCTTCGGGTGAGAAAAGCTTCATAG
- a CDS encoding 5-oxoprolinase subunit PxpA: MKVNCDLGEHANNEENPDAHIMPYIDMANIACGGHAGDAQTMADTIAMAKNEQVIIGAHPSYPDRANFGRVSLTLPKDALVNSLVEQIDALHSAATKQDAKVSYVKPHGALYNDMMKDSDIFSSVCAAVAKTNRQRTPQQKLMIQALVDNSEQRDIAKQYNIELIYEAFADRGLLSDGRLQSRQYDNALITDRIKVKKRVHQLIAHQEMTTVNSEIITIKADTLCLHGDNPNAADIVTTIRTVLEELNEDG, translated from the coding sequence ATGAAAGTAAATTGTGATCTTGGCGAACACGCCAATAATGAAGAAAACCCTGACGCGCACATTATGCCCTATATCGATATGGCAAACATAGCGTGCGGTGGTCATGCCGGTGATGCGCAAACGATGGCAGATACTATTGCCATGGCGAAGAATGAACAGGTTATTATTGGTGCTCACCCAAGTTACCCTGACCGTGCTAATTTTGGCCGAGTGTCATTAACGCTACCTAAAGACGCGTTAGTCAATAGCCTGGTTGAGCAAATCGACGCATTGCACAGTGCGGCAACAAAGCAAGACGCTAAAGTTAGCTATGTAAAGCCCCATGGTGCGTTATACAACGATATGATGAAAGACTCTGATATATTTAGTTCGGTGTGTGCGGCAGTGGCAAAAACCAATCGCCAACGAACGCCTCAGCAAAAGCTGATGATTCAAGCTTTGGTGGATAATAGCGAGCAGCGGGATATTGCCAAACAATATAATATTGAACTGATTTATGAAGCATTTGCAGACAGAGGCTTACTCAGTGATGGACGATTGCAATCTCGGCAGTACGACAACGCCTTAATTACCGATCGCATCAAAGTGAAAAAACGTGTGCATCAACTGATTGCTCATCAGGAAATGACCACCGTCAACAGCGAGATCATTACCATTAAAGCAGACACCTTATGTTTGCATGGCGATAACCCAAATGCTGCTGATATCGTAACCACGATTCGTACCGTGCTTGAGGAATTAAACGAGGATGGCTAA
- a CDS encoding biotin-dependent carboxyltransferase family protein, translated as MNRINLDIVKAGAYTLIQDLGRAQVQHLGFSGSGAIDEHAFLWANKLLNNPINTPMLEITLGQVQIKFSEECVIALTGADCNAFKQLDSPHMSGHLSTPKQRVANWTSTLINKDEILTLQLPQQGLRSYLAFAGEMQLKPCHNAYATNPGESIGGLDGKPLQPGSQLSVNAFEQPSRCFNVPKAYQSDYPAMATLQYLPSLLLQKQAQNISDSFHQQHYDIDPASNRMGYRLKGKPVQIESNNVISRPTCFGAIQLPADGQPIVLMKDAQTIGGYPVIGSLSRQSAWQLAQMRPGQKVRFQPVSLEHASVQTKLMYQFFFAEASGQVRIDSTT; from the coding sequence ATGAATCGCATCAATCTAGACATCGTCAAAGCCGGCGCCTACACCTTAATTCAGGATTTAGGCCGCGCTCAGGTGCAGCATTTAGGTTTTAGTGGCAGTGGTGCCATCGATGAACACGCGTTCTTATGGGCAAATAAGTTACTCAATAACCCAATCAATACGCCAATGTTGGAAATAACCCTTGGCCAAGTACAGATAAAGTTTTCCGAAGAGTGTGTTATTGCTCTTACCGGCGCCGATTGTAATGCCTTTAAACAGCTCGATAGCCCGCACATGTCAGGGCATTTGTCTACGCCAAAGCAAAGGGTTGCAAACTGGACGTCAACACTGATCAACAAAGATGAAATACTCACCTTACAATTACCGCAACAAGGCTTGAGGAGCTACTTGGCATTTGCCGGTGAAATGCAACTTAAGCCTTGCCATAATGCCTATGCGACAAACCCTGGTGAGAGCATAGGTGGCTTAGATGGCAAACCATTGCAGCCAGGCAGTCAGTTATCAGTCAATGCGTTCGAGCAGCCATCGCGATGTTTTAACGTGCCCAAAGCCTATCAATCAGACTACCCAGCAATGGCGACACTGCAATACTTACCCAGTTTGCTGCTGCAAAAACAAGCACAAAATATTAGCGACAGTTTTCACCAGCAACACTATGACATCGATCCAGCGTCCAATCGCATGGGCTATCGTCTTAAAGGTAAGCCGGTACAGATAGAATCGAATAACGTCATTTCACGGCCAACCTGTTTTGGTGCCATTCAATTACCAGCAGACGGCCAACCTATAGTGCTGATGAAAGATGCGCAAACCATTGGGGGTTACCCAGTGATCGGCAGCCTTAGCCGTCAAAGCGCTTGGCAATTAGCACAGATGCGGCCAGGACAAAAAGTGCGGTTTCAGCCGGTATCACTGGAGCATGCCAGTGTGCAAACGAAATTAATGTATCAATTTTTCTTTGCTGAGGCGTCAGGGCAGGTACGAATCGACAGCACCACATAA
- a CDS encoding 5-oxoprolinase subunit B family protein, whose protein sequence is MANHYPLKSFQALSETAILFCWAEIIDPQLNQCIHRCKQAIANKFTDIIVDIVCSYSSMIVHLQPPTTANTALLEDMVRHIKKSIELPSEANKVQSKLHHIDVYYGYDAGWDLAYMEQQCQLTLQDIIARHTAPTYQVFANGFMPGFAYMGIIDQQLILPRHSTPRTSIPKGAVAIAEQQTAIYPKASPGGWLILGQTAMSLITADELSPTPVLQAGDQVKFNAISEQQFVQQGGSVMTNNDAW, encoded by the coding sequence ATGGCTAACCATTACCCGTTGAAAAGCTTTCAAGCATTAAGTGAAACGGCAATCTTATTTTGCTGGGCAGAGATTATCGACCCACAGTTAAATCAATGCATTCATCGTTGCAAACAGGCAATCGCTAACAAGTTTACTGACATCATAGTCGATATCGTCTGTTCTTATAGCAGCATGATAGTGCACTTACAGCCGCCAACCACAGCCAATACAGCGCTGCTTGAAGACATGGTCAGGCACATCAAAAAAAGCATTGAATTGCCATCAGAAGCCAACAAAGTCCAGAGTAAACTGCATCACATTGATGTCTATTATGGATACGATGCGGGTTGGGATCTTGCCTATATGGAGCAGCAATGTCAGCTTACCTTGCAAGACATTATTGCACGTCATACTGCGCCGACGTATCAAGTCTTTGCCAATGGCTTTATGCCAGGCTTTGCGTATATGGGCATTATTGACCAACAGCTCATATTACCTCGGCACAGCACGCCACGCACCAGCATTCCAAAAGGTGCGGTAGCGATAGCAGAGCAGCAAACCGCTATATACCCCAAAGCATCACCTGGCGGATGGCTTATTCTTGGTCAAACTGCGATGTCGCTAATAACAGCAGATGAGCTGTCACCTACGCCGGTATTGCAAGCCGGTGATCAAGTGAAGTTTAACGCCATCAGTGAGCAACAGTTTGTGCAGCAAGGCGGCTCTGTTATGACAAACAACGATGCATGGTAA
- a CDS encoding SpoVR family protein, translating into MANKASSNEHGKDWLDDGPDWSFDNLKTYQNHIERVADSYGLDYYPNQIEMITSEQMMDAYASIGMPIGYHHWSYGKKFIQTQQNYSRGHMGLAYEIVINSNPCIAYLMEENTMIMQALVMAHACYGHNSFFKGNYLFRTWTDADSIIDYLLFAKHYIQDCEQKYGIEAVEDTLDACHALMNLGVDRFKRPQKLSVAQEREQQIAREKFVQSHLDDLWQRVDKQVKSDKVPKSHNFPEHPQENILYFIEKNAPKLHTWQREIVRIVRKIAQYFYPQRQTQVMNEGWACFWHYTLINHLYDEGLLSDNFMMEFIHHHSNVITQLPYNHPAFSGINPYALGFKMFMDIRRICEQPTEEDKHWFPDIAGKDWLETIKFAMQNFKDESFISQFLSPRLMREMKLFQLHDDERNNYMDVVAIHNEQGYKKVRSALSKQYDLSQLEANVQIINADINGDRSLTLEYIPVDDAPLHQNHHEVLKHLHHLWQFDVKLVQKEKLGEDYLTLAQCPPTKDKESDASGI; encoded by the coding sequence ATGGCTAATAAAGCAAGCAGTAATGAGCACGGTAAAGACTGGTTAGATGATGGTCCCGACTGGAGTTTTGATAACTTAAAAACTTACCAGAACCATATAGAACGCGTTGCTGATTCATACGGCCTTGATTATTATCCGAATCAAATTGAAATGATCACCTCTGAACAAATGATGGACGCCTATGCCAGCATCGGTATGCCCATTGGTTATCATCACTGGAGTTACGGTAAGAAATTTATTCAGACCCAGCAAAACTACAGTCGCGGTCATATGGGCTTGGCCTATGAAATCGTCATCAATTCTAATCCATGTATCGCCTATTTGATGGAAGAAAACACCATGATCATGCAGGCGTTGGTGATGGCGCACGCGTGCTATGGTCACAATTCGTTCTTTAAAGGCAATTATCTGTTTCGTACCTGGACCGATGCCGATTCTATTATTGATTACTTGTTGTTTGCGAAACATTACATTCAAGACTGCGAGCAAAAATACGGTATTGAAGCGGTCGAAGATACCCTAGATGCCTGTCATGCGTTAATGAATCTTGGCGTTGATCGTTTTAAGCGCCCACAAAAGCTGTCGGTTGCGCAAGAAAGAGAACAGCAAATTGCCCGTGAAAAGTTTGTCCAATCACACCTCGATGATTTATGGCAACGCGTTGATAAACAAGTTAAATCTGACAAGGTACCAAAATCTCACAATTTCCCTGAACACCCACAGGAAAACATCCTTTATTTTATCGAAAAGAACGCGCCTAAATTGCACACTTGGCAACGAGAAATCGTCCGTATTGTGCGCAAAATAGCGCAGTACTTTTACCCGCAGCGACAAACTCAGGTTATGAATGAAGGCTGGGCTTGTTTTTGGCATTACACCTTAATTAATCACCTTTATGATGAAGGCCTGTTGAGCGATAACTTTATGATGGAATTTATTCACCATCATTCTAATGTGATTACCCAACTGCCATATAATCATCCGGCATTTTCTGGCATCAACCCTTATGCTTTGGGCTTCAAGATGTTTATGGATATTCGCCGTATCTGTGAGCAGCCAACAGAGGAAGACAAACATTGGTTCCCTGATATTGCCGGTAAAGACTGGTTGGAAACCATCAAATTTGCGATGCAGAATTTTAAAGATGAAAGTTTTATCAGCCAGTTTTTATCACCACGTTTGATGCGCGAAATGAAGTTATTTCAATTGCACGATGACGAGCGCAACAATTACATGGATGTTGTCGCGATTCATAATGAGCAAGGTTATAAAAAAGTGAGAAGCGCTCTGTCGAAACAATATGATTTGAGCCAGTTAGAAGCCAATGTGCAAATTATCAATGCAGATATCAATGGCGATCGTTCACTGACACTCGAATATATCCCGGTAGATGATGCGCCTTTGCATCAAAATCACCACGAAGTGCTTAAACACCTGCACCACCTATGGCAATTTGATGTCAAATTAGTGCAAAAAGAAAAGCTGGGTGAAGACTACCTCACTTTAGCGCAGTGCCCACCAACAAAGGACAAGGAATCTGACGCTAGCGGCATTTAA